The Myotis daubentonii chromosome 19, mMyoDau2.1, whole genome shotgun sequence genome window below encodes:
- the TMEM225 gene encoding transmembrane protein 225, with translation MHLSIRAIQAINMFISSWALVFLAVGILVNDWVRINIETRATIKSHSPWIQSTIWPKGDMEVIRVLLIIVLSLSYFYNFFLGLEFTYMIPQTTCVIFMAVFLTFFTGVLLLSALLLYHIKLRQGKSVYYSNYHITWNISTAYISIFFHFASGLFSLLEYQRVIKNSASETTMEISGRDSDMRQQSGSSIQVISLPERGPILPSIVHTHSDPSKESRLQRDSQMQKRRVTWAM, from the exons ATGCACCTATCAATTAGAGCTATCCAGGCCATCAACATGTTCATCTCTTCTTGGGCCTTAGTCTTCTTGGCAGTAGGGATTTTGGTCAATGACTGGGTTAGAATAAATATTGAGACCAGAGCAACTATAAAAAGCCACAGCCCATGGATACAGAGTACTATTTGGCCAAAAG GTGACATGGAAGTGATCAGAGTCCTGCTGATTATAGTCCTCAGCCTTTCCTACTTTTATAACTTCTTCCTGGGATTGGAATTCACCTATATGATTCCTCAAACGACGTGCGTCATCTTCATGGCTGTCTTCCTCACGTTCTTCACCG GTGTCCTTCTGCTCTCCGCACTCCTACTGTATCACATAAAGTTGAGGCAAGGCAAATCCGTGTACTACTCTAATTATCACATCACCTGGAACATTTCCACGGCCTACATTagcattttcttccattttgccTCTG GACTCTTCTCTCTCCTAGAGTACCAGCGGGTTATAAAGAATAGTGCCTCTGAAACCACCATGGAAATCTCTGGCCGAGACAGTGACATGAGACAGCAGTCTGGGAGTTCTATCCAAGTGATTTCATTACCAGAGCGCGGCCCCATTCTACCTAGCATTGTCCACACACACTCTGATCCATCCAAGGAAAGTCGGCTCCAGAGGGACTCACAAATGCAAAAACGCCGAGTAACCTGGGCTATGTAA